From a region of the Tursiops truncatus isolate mTurTru1 chromosome 13, mTurTru1.mat.Y, whole genome shotgun sequence genome:
- the LOC117307698 gene encoding endogenous retrovirus group K member 25 Env polyprotein-like produces MSDQMSKKVKPDVKPVKQLIPPLQQLSLESKCNEEVQTSSLFLESKALSFNKKSQRESKRRYAASTLDAPEVTWGAIKRLCNNAEAVVNTQGLPLTTCNFFMALLTLLSVQVSANTTYWAYFPDPPILHAVTWKDSAVTVSSSLSELTDGIKGIQNYGQFVINRNYTFKGQTNLPPICFYVKKYSLNKGKNGCLPVSDIGLLTDSPKEPSGKDKTTRHLWSLIGKFVDSGIRGESKIHPSKYPDCNIKPDKAIDEWRGIDINVGFPSWVYCMHNTEAKIVIPGSKYYVSDWSMDKPDSDYRQYLQHVIRYNWKDSLIPSPLRINRWNSFGWIAPMYTFNHKNNVYIQPQLWRLLLAVGNVTLKRPNAKENVYYVQTCVMSPYVLLLTNESDNLQIVRKYHRFHVLCTECMLTTCIIPNMKVQIIMLLKKTCLYYVTSYFKRILV; encoded by the coding sequence ATGTCAGATCAAATGTCAAAGAAAGTGAAACCAGACGTAAAGCCTGTGAAACAACTGATTCCCCCGCTTCAgcagctttctcttgaatcaaaATGTAATGAGGAAGTTCAAACTTCCTCTCTGTTTTTAGAGTCTAAAgctttatcatttaataaaaagAGTCAGAGAGAAAGCAAGCGCCGATATGCTGCGTCCACCTTAGATGCCCCCGAAGTTACCTGGGGGGCTATTAAAAGACTGTGTAACAATGCTGAGGCTGTGGTAAACACTCAAGGCTTACCGCTTActacctgtaatttttttatgGCTCTTTTGACCTTGCTTTCAGTTCAGGTAAGTGCTAATACAACCTATTGGGCTTATTTTCCTGATCCGCCTATATTACATGCTGTTACTTGGAAAGATTCTGCTGTTACAGTGTCTTCATCTTTATCAGAATTGACAGATGGTATAAAGGGGATACAAAATTATGGGCAATttgtaataaatagaaattatacgTTTAAAGGACAAACTAATCTTCCaccaatttgtttttatgtaaagaaatatagcttaaataaaggaaaaaatggatgttTGCCAGTAAGTGATATTGGCTTATTAACAGATTCTCCTAAGGAGCCTTCAGGCAAAGATAAAACCACCAGACATTTATGGTCTTTAATAGGAAAGTTTGTAGATTCAGGTATTAGAGGAGAATCGAAGATCCATCCATCTAAATATCCTGATTGTAATATTAAACCAGATAAAGCAATAGATGAATGGAGAGGAATAGATATTAATGTTGGGTTTCCATCTTGGGTCTATTGCATGCATAATACGGAAGCAAAAATTGTTATTCCTGGGAGCAAATATTATGTTTCTGATTGGAGTATGGATAAGCCTGATAGTGATTATAGACAGTATTTACAACATGTAATACGATATAACTGGAAGGACTCTTTAATTCCTTCTCCTTTAAGAATTAATAGATGGAATAGTTTTGGTTGGATAGCACCTATGTATAcctttaatcataaaaataatgtttatatacaACCTCAATTATGGAGATTATTATTAGCTGTAGGAAATGTGACATTGAAGAGACCAAATGCtaaggaaaatgtatattatgtacaAACTTGTGTTATGTCTCCATATGTTTTATTGTTAACTAATGAGTCTGATAATTTGCAGATTGTACGAAAATATCATAGATTTCATGTGTTATGTACAGAATGTATGTTGACCACCTGTATAATACCCAATATGAAagttcaaattattatgttgttgAAAAAAACCTGCTTATATTATGTTACCAGTTACTTTAAAAGAATCTTGGTATAG